In the genome of Montipora foliosa isolate CH-2021 chromosome 3, ASM3666993v2, whole genome shotgun sequence, one region contains:
- the LOC137996902 gene encoding early endosome antigen 1-like isoform X3, which translates to MMKEYYYEDLEALSQTAREVWLAEQCAAFETQIQNLSREKEKDHFIEELYRKLKQVTRRWQSWNHRSFGGVTSRGYVAELASWERNVQLRGILVPKSQANTPDSNVLQRFDELCTSFGNLLDRFRKGVFQPLNDFFKNAKVLAHLQSVPKDLEKILNQWNSLLTSGAIDEKLFSRTSCEGLYPIGIRNRIHDFDLVLRLVPDLTEKAYEALRLARRWRLIGKTSASSVVEREETYTIISREETPKLRKRRSSKSSRKVQSLEEELEQSKAQCASLETELNKSNAKCEAIEKEVAMYRQQCNQLENELETVKKRCEALKEKLENARKESKNASNEIESSQEYCRVLQQELNGARLKYCTQKVKFINTKKRFVHVTNQLNKTREHLKQLECELEARQKHCQALQVRLANSKKNILTQGNMLDVLQNQCYKLKEDLDGTKAKCLQLTCELEESQGKCSSLEKEVDQMKEQFQNLQAELRRAKAREEQLIRLNSQLRQLLQDKGVEEPEINLHTPDTGMNF; encoded by the exons ATGATGAAAGAATATTAT TATGAGGATTTGGAGGCGTTATCACAAACTGCCCGTGAGGTGTGGTTAGCAGAGCAGTGTGCTGCCTTCGAAACACAGATACAGAATCTATCACGTGAGAAGGAAAAGGATCATTTTATAGAGGAGCTCTATCGCAAACTCAAGCAAGTGACCCGTCGCTGGCAGTCGTGGAATCACAGATCCTTTGGAGGAGTAACTTCAAGAGG GTACGTTGCGGAGTTAGCCTCATGGGAGAGAAATGTCCAGCTGCGAGGAATTTTAGTTCCAAAAAGCCAAGCAAACACTCCTGATTCCAATGTGCTTCAGAGGTTTGATGAACTCTGTACGAGCTTTGGAAACTTGCTGGATCGTTTCAGAAAAGGTGTTTTCCAACCACTGAACGATTTCTTTAAAAACGCGAAGGTTCTGGCTCATCTCCAGAGCGTCCCAAAAGACTTGGAGAAGATTTTGAATCAATGGAATTCCCTGCTTACTTCTGGCGCGATCGACGAGAAATTATTCAGCCGCACGAGCTGTGAAGGACTTTATCCAATAGGAATAAGAAATAGAATACACGATTTCGACCTCGTTTTGAGACTTGTTCCGGACTTGACCGAGAAAGCATACGAAGCCCTGCGGCTCGCTCGTCGGTGGAGACTGATCGGAAAAACTTCGGCAAGTTCGGTTGTTGAACGAGAAGAAACTTACACTATCATTTCTAGGGAAGAAACGCCAAAATTGCGCAAACGTCGAAGCTCGAAATCTTCCAGGAAAGTTCAGAGTCTGGAAGAAGAACTTGAACAATCCAAAGCCCAGTGCGCCTCGCTGGAGACCGAGCTTAACAAGTCAAACGCAAAGTGCGAAGCCATCGAAAAAGAAGTCGCAATGTACCGACAACAATGTAACCAATTAGAGAACGAGTTGGAAACTGTGAAAAAACGCTGCGAAGCCTTAAAGGAAAAGCTAGAGAATGCgagaaaagaaagcaaaaatgcTTCCAACGAAATTGAAAGTTCTCAAGAGTACTGTCGTGTCTTGCAGCAAGAACTTAACGGCGCCAGGCTCAAATATTGCACACAGAAAGTTAAATTTATAAACACAAAGAAACGATTTGTTCATGTAACCAACCAACTGAACAAAACTCGAGAGCATTTGAAACAACTCGAATGTGAACTCGAAGCGCGACAAAAACACTGTCAAGCTCTGCAAGTTAGATTAGCAAACTCAAAGAAGAACATTTTGACGCAGGGAAACATGCTGGATGTGTTACAGAACCAGTGCTACAAACTCAAAGAGGATCTCGATGGTACAAAAGCGAAGTGTTTACAGTTAACTTGCGAGTTGGAAGAGTCTCAAGGGAAATGTTCGTCCCTTGAGAAGGAAGTGGATCAAATGAAAGAACAGTTTCAAAATTTACAGGCAGAGCTAAGAAGGGCTAAAGCTCGCGAAGAGCAGTTGATTCGGCTGAATTCACAGTTACGACAGTTGCTTCAAG aTAAAGGAGTTGAGGAACCAGAGATCAATTTACACACTCCAGACACAGGTATGAACTTCTAG
- the LOC137996902 gene encoding early endosome antigen 1-like isoform X1 — protein sequence MPVSDCHSVAWNVLIGVTCNTMMKEYYYEDLEALSQTAREVWLAEQCAAFETQIQNLSREKEKDHFIEELYRKLKQVTRRWQSWNHRSFGGVTSRGYVAELASWERNVQLRGILVPKSQANTPDSNVLQRFDELCTSFGNLLDRFRKGVFQPLNDFFKNAKVLAHLQSVPKDLEKILNQWNSLLTSGAIDEKLFSRTSCEGLYPIGIRNRIHDFDLVLRLVPDLTEKAYEALRLARRWRLIGKTSASSVVEREETYTIISREETPKLRKRRSSKSSRKVQSLEEELEQSKAQCASLETELNKSNAKCEAIEKEVAMYRQQCNQLENELETVKKRCEALKEKLENARKESKNASNEIESSQEYCRVLQQELNGARLKYCTQKVKFINTKKRFVHVTNQLNKTREHLKQLECELEARQKHCQALQVRLANSKKNILTQGNMLDVLQNQCYKLKEDLDGTKAKCLQLTCELEESQGKCSSLEKEVDQMKEQFQNLQAELRRAKAREEQLIRLNSQLRQLLQDKGVEEPEINLHTPDTGMNF from the exons ATGCCTGTATCTGACTGTCACAGCGTTGCTTGGAATGTTTTG atTGGGGTTACTTGCAATACCATGATGAAAGAATATTAT TATGAGGATTTGGAGGCGTTATCACAAACTGCCCGTGAGGTGTGGTTAGCAGAGCAGTGTGCTGCCTTCGAAACACAGATACAGAATCTATCACGTGAGAAGGAAAAGGATCATTTTATAGAGGAGCTCTATCGCAAACTCAAGCAAGTGACCCGTCGCTGGCAGTCGTGGAATCACAGATCCTTTGGAGGAGTAACTTCAAGAGG GTACGTTGCGGAGTTAGCCTCATGGGAGAGAAATGTCCAGCTGCGAGGAATTTTAGTTCCAAAAAGCCAAGCAAACACTCCTGATTCCAATGTGCTTCAGAGGTTTGATGAACTCTGTACGAGCTTTGGAAACTTGCTGGATCGTTTCAGAAAAGGTGTTTTCCAACCACTGAACGATTTCTTTAAAAACGCGAAGGTTCTGGCTCATCTCCAGAGCGTCCCAAAAGACTTGGAGAAGATTTTGAATCAATGGAATTCCCTGCTTACTTCTGGCGCGATCGACGAGAAATTATTCAGCCGCACGAGCTGTGAAGGACTTTATCCAATAGGAATAAGAAATAGAATACACGATTTCGACCTCGTTTTGAGACTTGTTCCGGACTTGACCGAGAAAGCATACGAAGCCCTGCGGCTCGCTCGTCGGTGGAGACTGATCGGAAAAACTTCGGCAAGTTCGGTTGTTGAACGAGAAGAAACTTACACTATCATTTCTAGGGAAGAAACGCCAAAATTGCGCAAACGTCGAAGCTCGAAATCTTCCAGGAAAGTTCAGAGTCTGGAAGAAGAACTTGAACAATCCAAAGCCCAGTGCGCCTCGCTGGAGACCGAGCTTAACAAGTCAAACGCAAAGTGCGAAGCCATCGAAAAAGAAGTCGCAATGTACCGACAACAATGTAACCAATTAGAGAACGAGTTGGAAACTGTGAAAAAACGCTGCGAAGCCTTAAAGGAAAAGCTAGAGAATGCgagaaaagaaagcaaaaatgcTTCCAACGAAATTGAAAGTTCTCAAGAGTACTGTCGTGTCTTGCAGCAAGAACTTAACGGCGCCAGGCTCAAATATTGCACACAGAAAGTTAAATTTATAAACACAAAGAAACGATTTGTTCATGTAACCAACCAACTGAACAAAACTCGAGAGCATTTGAAACAACTCGAATGTGAACTCGAAGCGCGACAAAAACACTGTCAAGCTCTGCAAGTTAGATTAGCAAACTCAAAGAAGAACATTTTGACGCAGGGAAACATGCTGGATGTGTTACAGAACCAGTGCTACAAACTCAAAGAGGATCTCGATGGTACAAAAGCGAAGTGTTTACAGTTAACTTGCGAGTTGGAAGAGTCTCAAGGGAAATGTTCGTCCCTTGAGAAGGAAGTGGATCAAATGAAAGAACAGTTTCAAAATTTACAGGCAGAGCTAAGAAGGGCTAAAGCTCGCGAAGAGCAGTTGATTCGGCTGAATTCACAGTTACGACAGTTGCTTCAAG aTAAAGGAGTTGAGGAACCAGAGATCAATTTACACACTCCAGACACAGGTATGAACTTCTAG
- the LOC137996902 gene encoding early endosome antigen 1-like isoform X4 produces the protein MMKEYYYEDLEALSQTAREVWLAEQCAAFETQIQNLSREKEKDHFIEELYRKLKQVTRRWQSWNHRSFGGVTSRGYVAELASWERNVQLRGILVPKSQANTPDSNVLQRFDELCTSFGNLLDRFRKGVFQPLNDFFKNAKVLAHLQSVPKDLEKILNQWNSLLTSGAIDEKLFSRTSCEGLYPIGIRNRIHDFDLVLRLVPDLTEKAYEALRLARRWRLIGKTSASSVVEREETYTIISREETPKLRKRRSSKSSRKVQSLEEELEQSKAQCASLETELNKSNAKCEAIEKEVAMYRQQCNQLENELETVKKRCEALKEKLENARKESKNASNEIESSQEYCRVLQQELNGARLKYCTQKVKFINTKKRFVHVTNQLNKTREHLKQLECELEARQKHCQALQVRLANSKKNILTQGNMLDVLQNQCYKLKEDLDGTKAKCLQLTCELEESQGKCSSLEKEVDQMKEQFQNLQAELRRAKAREEQLIRLNSQLRQLLQDKGVEEPEINLHTPDTDPS, from the exons ATGATGAAAGAATATTAT TATGAGGATTTGGAGGCGTTATCACAAACTGCCCGTGAGGTGTGGTTAGCAGAGCAGTGTGCTGCCTTCGAAACACAGATACAGAATCTATCACGTGAGAAGGAAAAGGATCATTTTATAGAGGAGCTCTATCGCAAACTCAAGCAAGTGACCCGTCGCTGGCAGTCGTGGAATCACAGATCCTTTGGAGGAGTAACTTCAAGAGG GTACGTTGCGGAGTTAGCCTCATGGGAGAGAAATGTCCAGCTGCGAGGAATTTTAGTTCCAAAAAGCCAAGCAAACACTCCTGATTCCAATGTGCTTCAGAGGTTTGATGAACTCTGTACGAGCTTTGGAAACTTGCTGGATCGTTTCAGAAAAGGTGTTTTCCAACCACTGAACGATTTCTTTAAAAACGCGAAGGTTCTGGCTCATCTCCAGAGCGTCCCAAAAGACTTGGAGAAGATTTTGAATCAATGGAATTCCCTGCTTACTTCTGGCGCGATCGACGAGAAATTATTCAGCCGCACGAGCTGTGAAGGACTTTATCCAATAGGAATAAGAAATAGAATACACGATTTCGACCTCGTTTTGAGACTTGTTCCGGACTTGACCGAGAAAGCATACGAAGCCCTGCGGCTCGCTCGTCGGTGGAGACTGATCGGAAAAACTTCGGCAAGTTCGGTTGTTGAACGAGAAGAAACTTACACTATCATTTCTAGGGAAGAAACGCCAAAATTGCGCAAACGTCGAAGCTCGAAATCTTCCAGGAAAGTTCAGAGTCTGGAAGAAGAACTTGAACAATCCAAAGCCCAGTGCGCCTCGCTGGAGACCGAGCTTAACAAGTCAAACGCAAAGTGCGAAGCCATCGAAAAAGAAGTCGCAATGTACCGACAACAATGTAACCAATTAGAGAACGAGTTGGAAACTGTGAAAAAACGCTGCGAAGCCTTAAAGGAAAAGCTAGAGAATGCgagaaaagaaagcaaaaatgcTTCCAACGAAATTGAAAGTTCTCAAGAGTACTGTCGTGTCTTGCAGCAAGAACTTAACGGCGCCAGGCTCAAATATTGCACACAGAAAGTTAAATTTATAAACACAAAGAAACGATTTGTTCATGTAACCAACCAACTGAACAAAACTCGAGAGCATTTGAAACAACTCGAATGTGAACTCGAAGCGCGACAAAAACACTGTCAAGCTCTGCAAGTTAGATTAGCAAACTCAAAGAAGAACATTTTGACGCAGGGAAACATGCTGGATGTGTTACAGAACCAGTGCTACAAACTCAAAGAGGATCTCGATGGTACAAAAGCGAAGTGTTTACAGTTAACTTGCGAGTTGGAAGAGTCTCAAGGGAAATGTTCGTCCCTTGAGAAGGAAGTGGATCAAATGAAAGAACAGTTTCAAAATTTACAGGCAGAGCTAAGAAGGGCTAAAGCTCGCGAAGAGCAGTTGATTCGGCTGAATTCACAGTTACGACAGTTGCTTCAAG aTAAAGGAGTTGAGGAACCAGAGATCAATTTACACACTCCAGACACAG ATCCTTCGTGA
- the LOC137996902 gene encoding early endosome antigen 1-like isoform X2: MPVSDCHSVAWNVLIGVTCNTMMKEYYYEDLEALSQTAREVWLAEQCAAFETQIQNLSREKEKDHFIEELYRKLKQVTRRWQSWNHRSFGGVTSRGYVAELASWERNVQLRGILVPKSQANTPDSNVLQRFDELCTSFGNLLDRFRKGVFQPLNDFFKNAKVLAHLQSVPKDLEKILNQWNSLLTSGAIDEKLFSRTSCEGLYPIGIRNRIHDFDLVLRLVPDLTEKAYEALRLARRWRLIGKTSASSVVEREETYTIISREETPKLRKRRSSKSSRKVQSLEEELEQSKAQCASLETELNKSNAKCEAIEKEVAMYRQQCNQLENELETVKKRCEALKEKLENARKESKNASNEIESSQEYCRVLQQELNGARLKYCTQKVKFINTKKRFVHVTNQLNKTREHLKQLECELEARQKHCQALQVRLANSKKNILTQGNMLDVLQNQCYKLKEDLDGTKAKCLQLTCELEESQGKCSSLEKEVDQMKEQFQNLQAELRRAKAREEQLIRLNSQLRQLLQDKGVEEPEINLHTPDTDPS, encoded by the exons ATGCCTGTATCTGACTGTCACAGCGTTGCTTGGAATGTTTTG atTGGGGTTACTTGCAATACCATGATGAAAGAATATTAT TATGAGGATTTGGAGGCGTTATCACAAACTGCCCGTGAGGTGTGGTTAGCAGAGCAGTGTGCTGCCTTCGAAACACAGATACAGAATCTATCACGTGAGAAGGAAAAGGATCATTTTATAGAGGAGCTCTATCGCAAACTCAAGCAAGTGACCCGTCGCTGGCAGTCGTGGAATCACAGATCCTTTGGAGGAGTAACTTCAAGAGG GTACGTTGCGGAGTTAGCCTCATGGGAGAGAAATGTCCAGCTGCGAGGAATTTTAGTTCCAAAAAGCCAAGCAAACACTCCTGATTCCAATGTGCTTCAGAGGTTTGATGAACTCTGTACGAGCTTTGGAAACTTGCTGGATCGTTTCAGAAAAGGTGTTTTCCAACCACTGAACGATTTCTTTAAAAACGCGAAGGTTCTGGCTCATCTCCAGAGCGTCCCAAAAGACTTGGAGAAGATTTTGAATCAATGGAATTCCCTGCTTACTTCTGGCGCGATCGACGAGAAATTATTCAGCCGCACGAGCTGTGAAGGACTTTATCCAATAGGAATAAGAAATAGAATACACGATTTCGACCTCGTTTTGAGACTTGTTCCGGACTTGACCGAGAAAGCATACGAAGCCCTGCGGCTCGCTCGTCGGTGGAGACTGATCGGAAAAACTTCGGCAAGTTCGGTTGTTGAACGAGAAGAAACTTACACTATCATTTCTAGGGAAGAAACGCCAAAATTGCGCAAACGTCGAAGCTCGAAATCTTCCAGGAAAGTTCAGAGTCTGGAAGAAGAACTTGAACAATCCAAAGCCCAGTGCGCCTCGCTGGAGACCGAGCTTAACAAGTCAAACGCAAAGTGCGAAGCCATCGAAAAAGAAGTCGCAATGTACCGACAACAATGTAACCAATTAGAGAACGAGTTGGAAACTGTGAAAAAACGCTGCGAAGCCTTAAAGGAAAAGCTAGAGAATGCgagaaaagaaagcaaaaatgcTTCCAACGAAATTGAAAGTTCTCAAGAGTACTGTCGTGTCTTGCAGCAAGAACTTAACGGCGCCAGGCTCAAATATTGCACACAGAAAGTTAAATTTATAAACACAAAGAAACGATTTGTTCATGTAACCAACCAACTGAACAAAACTCGAGAGCATTTGAAACAACTCGAATGTGAACTCGAAGCGCGACAAAAACACTGTCAAGCTCTGCAAGTTAGATTAGCAAACTCAAAGAAGAACATTTTGACGCAGGGAAACATGCTGGATGTGTTACAGAACCAGTGCTACAAACTCAAAGAGGATCTCGATGGTACAAAAGCGAAGTGTTTACAGTTAACTTGCGAGTTGGAAGAGTCTCAAGGGAAATGTTCGTCCCTTGAGAAGGAAGTGGATCAAATGAAAGAACAGTTTCAAAATTTACAGGCAGAGCTAAGAAGGGCTAAAGCTCGCGAAGAGCAGTTGATTCGGCTGAATTCACAGTTACGACAGTTGCTTCAAG aTAAAGGAGTTGAGGAACCAGAGATCAATTTACACACTCCAGACACAG ATCCTTCGTGA